One Nocardia iowensis DNA window includes the following coding sequences:
- a CDS encoding aspartate aminotransferase family protein produces MNSLWHGFADMGAVERDGAFVVARGEGAYIYDEADNRYLDATAGLWFTNVGHGRGEIADAVAAQLRRIAHYSNFGDFTEPATQELAERLSALAPVPGSKIFFTSGGSDSVDTAAKLARRYWHELGRPDKTIVVGRRLAYHGMHVAGTALAGIAPNREGYGELMADARTVEWDDAKSLLALIEEIGAERIAAFFCEPILGAGGIYLPPDGYLAEVRRICRDNDILFVADEVVTGFGRIGGSWFASSRFDLQPDLMTTAKGLTSGYVPMGAVFIAPHIAEPFFAGGVWWRHGYTYGGHAGAAAAALANLDILERENLLDESARLEATLHAKLAPLAEHPRVAEVRSGLGAVAAIQLVDPAEGLPLVKTLRTHGISGRAAGQGAMQISPSFVMTDAQVDELVEGFTRALG; encoded by the coding sequence ATGAACTCGCTATGGCATGGATTTGCCGACATGGGTGCGGTCGAGCGGGACGGCGCGTTCGTCGTCGCCCGTGGCGAGGGCGCCTACATCTACGACGAAGCGGACAACCGCTACCTGGACGCCACGGCCGGGCTGTGGTTCACCAATGTCGGCCACGGTCGCGGCGAGATCGCCGACGCGGTCGCCGCGCAGTTGCGCCGGATCGCGCACTACTCCAACTTCGGCGACTTCACCGAGCCCGCCACCCAGGAACTGGCCGAACGGCTGTCCGCGCTGGCGCCGGTGCCCGGCAGCAAGATCTTCTTCACCTCCGGCGGCTCGGACTCGGTGGACACCGCCGCCAAGCTCGCCCGCCGCTACTGGCACGAGCTGGGCAGGCCGGACAAGACGATCGTGGTCGGGCGTCGCCTCGCCTACCACGGCATGCACGTGGCGGGCACCGCGCTCGCGGGCATCGCACCCAACCGCGAGGGCTACGGCGAGCTGATGGCCGACGCGCGCACCGTCGAGTGGGACGACGCCAAGTCCCTGCTCGCCCTGATCGAGGAGATCGGCGCCGAACGCATCGCCGCCTTCTTCTGCGAACCCATCCTCGGCGCGGGCGGCATCTATCTGCCGCCGGACGGCTACCTCGCCGAGGTGCGCCGGATCTGCCGCGACAATGACATCCTCTTCGTCGCCGACGAGGTCGTCACCGGTTTCGGCCGCATCGGCGGGTCCTGGTTCGCGTCTTCCCGATTCGACCTGCAACCGGACCTGATGACTACCGCCAAGGGCCTCACCTCAGGCTATGTCCCGATGGGCGCGGTCTTCATCGCCCCGCACATCGCCGAACCGTTCTTCGCGGGCGGCGTCTGGTGGCGGCACGGCTACACCTATGGCGGCCACGCGGGGGCCGCCGCGGCCGCGCTGGCCAACCTCGACATCCTCGAGCGGGAAAACCTCCTGGACGAGTCGGCGCGGCTGGAAGCCACCCTGCACGCCAAGCTCGCGCCGCTGGCCGAGCACCCGCGGGTAGCGGAGGTGCGCAGCGGCCTCGGCGCCGTCGCCGCCATCCAGCTCGTCGACCCCGCCGAGGGTCTTCCGCTGGTGAAAACCCTGCGCACCCATGGCATCTCCGGCCGCGCGGCGGGCCAGGGCGCCATGCAGATCTCGCCGTCGTTCGT
- a CDS encoding Pr6Pr family membrane protein — MDADSGTPWLYRGLRIAFGVLGIVALAWIPLRNLHEGAFSIGNYFSFFTIQSNVLAVLVLLIGGLRDPQDRRWQVVRGATALYLLITGVVYAVLLASIDVMLTDRWINDILHRAMPIVLVADWVLVPARHRVTLSPRLVALWLIYPVIYGVYTLVRGPIVDWYPYPFLDPRNQGYISLAIGLIILTAVFTLLAVAIATVGGRARRRTP, encoded by the coding sequence ATGGACGCCGATTCGGGTACGCCCTGGCTATATCGCGGTCTACGGATCGCCTTCGGTGTGCTCGGCATCGTCGCGCTGGCCTGGATCCCGCTGCGCAATCTGCACGAGGGCGCGTTCTCCATCGGAAACTACTTCAGCTTCTTCACCATTCAGTCCAACGTGCTCGCCGTGCTGGTGTTGCTGATCGGCGGCCTGCGCGACCCGCAGGACCGCCGCTGGCAGGTGGTGCGCGGTGCGACCGCGCTGTACCTGCTCATCACCGGCGTGGTCTACGCGGTGCTGCTGGCCAGTATCGACGTGATGCTCACCGATCGCTGGATCAACGACATCCTGCACAGGGCGATGCCGATCGTGCTGGTTGCCGACTGGGTGCTCGTTCCGGCCCGCCACCGGGTCACCCTCTCGCCACGCCTTGTCGCCCTGTGGTTGATCTATCCGGTGATCTATGGCGTGTACACCCTCGTCCGGGGGCCGATCGTCGACTGGTATCCCTATCCGTTCCTCGACCCGCGGAACCAGGGCTACATCTCGCTGGCCATCGGCCTGATCATCCTCACCGCCGTCTTCACCCTCCTGGCCGTCGCCATCGCGACCGTCGGCGGCCGGGCCCGCCGCCGAACCCCATGA
- the hrpA gene encoding ATP-dependent RNA helicase HrpA, producing MTRTADTGPRELRTRLANLSLRDEYRLKRRLDKARGGDLGAVEAEIAAAELRIDARRAAVPEIRYPEQLPVTQRREDIAAAIAAHQVVIVAGETGSGKTTQIPKICLELGRGIRGTIGHTQPRRLAARTVAERIAEELGTELGDVVGYTVRFTDHASDRTLIKLMTDGILLAEIQRDRLLRRYDTIIIDEAHERSLNIDFLLGYLKQLLPRRPDLKVIITSATIDPELFARHFADEKGAPAPIVEVSGRSYPVELRYRPLSLELPRADDEDDEDTRVVDRDPVDAIGDAVTELFAEGDGDVLVFLSGEREIRDTADALRDLKLPRTEILPLYARLSTAEQHRVFAPHPGRRVVLATNVAETSLTVPGIRYVVDPGTARISRYSMRTKVQRLPIEPVSQASARQRAGRCGRVADGICIRLYAEDDFDSRPAFTEPEILRTNLAAVILQMTALGLGDIENFPFVEAPDKRAIRDGIALLEELGALGRRTGKDADTHADTGLTLTPIGRDMAQLPVDPRMARMLVEAHRGGCLAEVLIIVAALSIQDVRERPADNQQAADTKHARFTVEGSDFLAYLRLWDYLTEQRKSLSANQFRRMCREEFLHYLRIREWQDLHGQLRTITKGLGWSTEDGAATQAAGTRREGAETAGADGQSDSESRGGRSRGRTAASGRPDENSSRRAAAATSGPAGGRSGSRRRRSSGRAADSSPHAAAGSTVESDGDPWDSVGIHQALLAGMLSHIGLREAESREFLGARNAKFMIFPGSSLAKKPPRWVMAAELVETSRLWGRITAKVEPEWAERLAGDLGKRTYSEPHWSAKRGAASAYERVTLYGIPLVTGRQVDYGRIDPGLSRELFIRHALVQGEWQTRHEFFHRNRELIDDVADLEHRARRRDILVDDDVLFEFYDKRLPADIVSVRHFDSWWKSARRKDPALLDFSTSTVVNENAAALDPAAFPDAWRQGELSFPLTYQFEPGNEEDGVTVRIPVEQLAHVRAVGFDWLVPGMRDELAAALIKTLPKTLRRSVVPAPDFAAAALAALTPRAEPLRIGLARELSRLGSITIDPSDLDPGALPDHLRMTFAAVDTEGRVLARSKSLAALKTQLAEQVSASVARATAGAERAPAAVWTSESLGTVEPTVRREVAGQTVTGYPALVPEGDGVAVRVLSSPAAQAAAMRAGTRTLVLNALPTSVRTVTAGLPPTDRLALSQNPYGSLEALVEDCRAAAADELIAAAGGPVHNPDDFAALVAKIRPDLGAAVARLVRLVVPILAEAHRVSAALAETTERDIADDVRDQLDNLVFPGFISEWGSTRLRELPRYLQAAVVRLAALPGSAARDRQGMLELDRALAAYDRLVNALPENRRHSPAVTEIWWMIEEFRISLFAQKLGTPYPVSAKRIEKAISAIRR from the coding sequence ATGACCAGGACAGCTGACACCGGACCCCGCGAGCTCCGCACCCGCCTGGCGAATCTCTCCCTCCGCGACGAATACCGGCTGAAGCGCCGGCTCGACAAAGCGCGCGGTGGTGACCTCGGCGCGGTCGAGGCCGAGATCGCCGCCGCCGAACTCCGCATCGACGCGCGCCGCGCCGCCGTCCCGGAGATCCGCTACCCCGAGCAGCTGCCGGTCACCCAGCGCCGCGAAGACATCGCCGCGGCCATCGCCGCGCATCAGGTGGTGATCGTGGCCGGCGAGACGGGTTCCGGCAAGACCACCCAGATCCCGAAGATCTGCCTGGAACTCGGCCGCGGCATCCGCGGCACCATCGGCCATACCCAGCCGCGCAGGCTGGCCGCGCGCACCGTCGCCGAACGCATCGCCGAGGAGCTCGGCACCGAACTCGGCGACGTCGTGGGCTACACGGTCCGCTTCACCGACCACGCCTCCGACCGCACCCTGATCAAGCTGATGACCGACGGCATCCTGCTCGCCGAGATCCAGCGCGACCGGCTGCTGCGCCGCTACGACACGATCATCATCGACGAGGCGCACGAACGCAGCCTCAATATCGACTTCCTGCTCGGCTACCTCAAACAGCTGCTACCGCGCAGACCCGACCTGAAGGTGATCATCACCTCGGCCACCATCGATCCGGAACTGTTCGCCAGGCACTTCGCCGACGAAAAAGGCGCTCCCGCCCCGATTGTCGAGGTGTCCGGCAGGTCCTACCCGGTGGAGCTGCGTTACCGGCCGCTCTCGCTGGAACTGCCCCGCGCCGACGACGAAGACGACGAGGACACCCGGGTGGTGGACCGCGACCCGGTGGACGCCATCGGCGACGCGGTCACCGAACTGTTCGCCGAGGGCGATGGCGACGTGCTGGTGTTCCTGTCCGGCGAACGCGAGATCCGGGACACCGCGGACGCACTGCGCGACCTGAAACTACCGCGGACCGAAATCCTGCCGCTGTACGCGCGGCTGTCCACGGCCGAACAGCACCGGGTGTTCGCGCCGCATCCGGGCCGTCGCGTGGTGCTGGCCACCAATGTCGCGGAGACCTCGCTGACCGTGCCCGGCATTCGGTACGTCGTCGACCCGGGAACCGCCCGCATTTCCCGCTACTCGATGCGCACCAAGGTGCAGCGGCTGCCGATCGAACCGGTCTCCCAGGCCTCGGCCCGGCAGCGCGCCGGACGCTGTGGTCGCGTCGCCGACGGCATCTGCATCCGGCTGTACGCCGAGGACGATTTCGACTCCCGGCCCGCGTTCACCGAACCGGAGATCCTGCGCACCAACCTGGCCGCCGTCATCCTGCAGATGACCGCGCTCGGGCTCGGCGATATCGAGAACTTCCCGTTCGTGGAGGCGCCGGACAAGCGCGCGATCCGGGACGGCATCGCGCTGCTGGAGGAACTCGGCGCGCTGGGGCGGCGAACCGGCAAGGACGCCGACACGCATGCCGATACCGGGCTGACGCTCACGCCGATCGGGCGCGATATGGCGCAGCTTCCGGTCGACCCGCGGATGGCGCGGATGCTGGTGGAGGCGCACCGCGGGGGCTGCCTGGCGGAGGTGCTGATCATCGTTGCGGCACTGTCGATTCAGGATGTGCGTGAGCGACCCGCCGACAATCAGCAGGCCGCCGATACCAAGCACGCGCGCTTCACTGTCGAGGGCTCGGACTTCCTCGCCTATCTGCGCCTGTGGGATTACCTCACCGAGCAGCGCAAATCATTGTCCGCCAATCAGTTCCGGCGGATGTGCCGGGAGGAGTTCCTGCACTATCTGCGAATCAGGGAGTGGCAGGATCTGCACGGGCAGTTGCGCACGATCACCAAGGGGCTCGGGTGGTCGACAGAGGACGGCGCCGCCACGCAAGCTGCCGGAACGCGGCGCGAGGGCGCCGAAACCGCGGGCGCCGATGGACAGTCGGACAGCGAGTCGCGCGGCGGGCGATCACGGGGCCGAACCGCGGCGTCGGGTCGACCGGACGAGAACAGTTCGCGCCGTGCAGCAGCCGCCACCAGCGGGCCCGCTGGTGGCCGGTCCGGGTCGCGGCGACGGCGCTCGTCCGGCCGTGCCGCCGACTCCTCGCCCCACGCGGCGGCAGGGTCTACCGTGGAATCCGACGGTGACCCTTGGGATTCCGTCGGCATTCACCAAGCCCTGCTGGCAGGCATGCTTTCCCATATCGGGCTGCGGGAAGCCGAATCGCGGGAGTTCCTCGGCGCGCGCAACGCGAAGTTCATGATCTTTCCCGGCTCGTCGCTGGCGAAGAAACCCCCGCGCTGGGTGATGGCCGCCGAGCTGGTCGAGACATCGCGGCTGTGGGGGCGGATCACGGCCAAGGTGGAGCCGGAATGGGCCGAGCGGCTCGCCGGCGATCTGGGGAAACGCACCTACTCCGAACCACATTGGTCGGCCAAGCGCGGCGCTGCCAGCGCCTACGAGCGCGTCACGCTGTACGGGATCCCGCTGGTGACCGGCAGACAGGTCGATTACGGTCGGATCGATCCTGGGCTGTCGCGCGAGCTGTTCATCAGGCACGCGCTGGTGCAGGGCGAATGGCAGACCCGCCACGAGTTCTTCCACCGCAACCGCGAATTGATCGACGACGTCGCCGATCTGGAGCACCGCGCGCGCCGCCGCGACATCCTGGTCGACGACGACGTGCTGTTCGAGTTCTACGACAAGCGGTTGCCCGCCGACATCGTCTCGGTGCGCCATTTCGACAGCTGGTGGAAGTCCGCGCGCCGGAAAGACCCCGCGCTGCTGGACTTCTCGACATCGACCGTCGTCAACGAGAACGCGGCCGCGCTGGATCCGGCCGCCTTCCCCGATGCGTGGCGGCAGGGCGAGCTCAGCTTCCCGCTCACCTACCAATTCGAACCGGGAAACGAGGAAGACGGTGTCACCGTACGCATCCCGGTCGAGCAGCTGGCCCACGTGCGCGCCGTCGGCTTCGACTGGCTGGTCCCAGGCATGCGCGACGAGCTGGCCGCGGCGCTGATCAAAACACTGCCGAAAACGTTGCGGCGCAGCGTTGTTCCGGCTCCGGACTTCGCGGCGGCGGCCTTGGCCGCGCTCACGCCGCGCGCGGAGCCGCTACGCATCGGGTTGGCGAGGGAGCTTTCGCGCCTGGGTTCGATCACGATCGACCCGAGCGACCTCGACCCCGGCGCGCTGCCGGATCACCTGCGAATGACTTTCGCCGCCGTTGATACCGAGGGCCGGGTTCTGGCCCGCAGTAAGAGTCTGGCGGCGCTCAAAACCCAGTTGGCCGAGCAGGTTTCCGCGTCGGTCGCCCGCGCGACAGCGGGTGCGGAACGCGCACCCGCCGCGGTGTGGACGTCGGAATCGCTCGGCACGGTGGAGCCGACGGTGCGTCGCGAGGTCGCCGGACAGACCGTCACCGGCTATCCCGCCCTGGTTCCCGAGGGTGACGGGGTGGCGGTTCGAGTGCTCAGCTCCCCCGCCGCCCAGGCGGCCGCGATGCGGGCGGGCACCCGGACGCTGGTCCTGAACGCGCTACCGACCTCGGTCCGCACCGTCACCGCGGGACTACCACCCACCGATCGTCTTGCGCTGAGCCAGAATCCGTACGGATCGCTGGAAGCGCTGGTCGAGGATTGCCGCGCCGCGGCCGCCGACGAGCTCATCGCCGCCGCGGGCGGGCCCGTGCACAATCCGGACGACTTCGCGGCCCTCGTCGCGAAGATCCGCCCCGATCTCGGCGCCGCGGTAGCGCGACTGGTCCGGCTGGTTGTCCCGATTCTCGCTGAGGCACACCGGGTTTCGGCGGCGCTGGCGGAGACCACCGAGCGCGATATCGCCGATGACGTCCGTGACCAACTGGACAACCTCGTCTTCCCCGGTTTCATCTCCGAATGGGGCAGTACCCGGCTGCGCGAACTCCCCCGGTACTTGCAGGCCGCCGTCGTCCGGCTGGCGGCTTTGCCCGGTTCGGCGGCGCGCGACCGTCAGGGCATGCTCGAGCTGGACCGCGCCCTCGCCGCCTACGACCGGCTGGTAAACGCGCTACCGGAGAACCGGCGCCACAGCCCCGCCGTGACCGAAATCTGGTGGATGATCGAAGAATTCCGGATCAGCCTGTTCGCCCAGAAGCTCGGAACGCCCTACCCCGTGTCCGCCAAGCGCATCGAGAAGGCCATCAGCGCGATCCGCCGATAA
- the nrdR gene encoding transcriptional regulator NrdR, which produces MHCPYCRHPDSRVVDSREADEGAAIRRRRACPHCGRRFSTVETAILSVVKRSGVTEPFSRDKVIRGVRRACQGREVDDDALNLLAQKVEDAVRAKGSPEVPSHEVGLAILGPLRDLDEVAYLRFASVYRSFTSAEDFEREIQDMRTARAAAVAAE; this is translated from the coding sequence ATGCATTGCCCGTACTGCCGACACCCCGACTCCCGGGTGGTGGACTCGCGCGAGGCCGACGAAGGCGCGGCCATCCGCCGCCGCCGCGCGTGCCCGCACTGTGGGCGGCGGTTCAGCACGGTGGAAACCGCGATCCTGTCCGTGGTCAAACGCAGCGGCGTCACCGAGCCGTTCAGTCGGGACAAGGTCATCCGCGGTGTGCGCCGCGCCTGCCAAGGTCGCGAAGTCGACGACGACGCCCTGAACCTGCTCGCGCAGAAGGTGGAAGACGCCGTGCGCGCCAAGGGTTCCCCCGAGGTGCCGAGCCACGAGGTCGGCCTGGCCATCCTCGGCCCGCTGCGCGACCTCGACGAGGTCGCCTACCTCCGATTCGCCTCCGTCTACCGCTCCTTCACTTCCGCGGAAGACTTCGAACGCGAGATCCAGGACATGCGTACCGCCCGCGCCGCCGCGGTGGCCGCCGAATAG
- the lexA gene encoding transcriptional repressor LexA: MRHTDDTGVESEGSADTAVTGADLTVRQRKVLEVIRSSVSERGYPPSIREIGDAVGLTSTSSVAHQLRALERKGFLRRDPNRPRAVDVRGLDEVGRAVTSLHAAAAIDESDSSAVDPTRPTPTFVPVLGRIAAGGPILAEQAVEDVFPLPRELVGEGSLFLLKVVGQSMIDAAICDGDWVVVRQQNVADNGDIVAAMIDGEATVKTFKRTGKDVWLMPHNPVFEPIPGNDAQVLGKVVTVIRKI; this comes from the coding sequence GTGAGGCACACAGACGACACGGGCGTAGAGAGCGAAGGCAGCGCCGACACGGCGGTTACCGGGGCGGATCTCACCGTGCGTCAGCGCAAAGTGCTGGAGGTGATCCGGTCCTCGGTGAGCGAGCGCGGCTACCCGCCGAGCATTCGGGAGATCGGCGACGCCGTCGGGCTGACGTCCACCTCCTCGGTGGCCCATCAATTACGCGCACTGGAGCGCAAGGGCTTTCTGCGTCGCGACCCGAATCGCCCACGCGCCGTGGACGTCCGCGGTCTCGACGAGGTGGGGCGCGCGGTGACCAGTTTGCACGCGGCCGCCGCCATCGACGAATCCGACAGCAGTGCAGTCGATCCGACCAGGCCGACACCGACGTTCGTGCCGGTGCTCGGCCGGATCGCCGCCGGTGGCCCGATCCTGGCCGAGCAGGCGGTCGAGGACGTGTTCCCGCTGCCCCGCGAGCTGGTCGGCGAGGGATCGCTGTTCCTGTTGAAGGTCGTCGGTCAGTCGATGATCGACGCGGCGATCTGCGACGGCGACTGGGTGGTGGTGCGTCAGCAGAACGTCGCCGACAACGGCGACATCGTCGCCGCCATGATCGACGGCGAGGCCACGGTGAAGACGTTCAAGCGCACCGGCAAGGATGTCTGGCTGATGCCGCACAACCCGGTGTTCGAACCGATCCCCGGCAACGACGCACAGGTACTCGGCAAGGTCGTCACGGTCATCCGCAAGATCTGA
- a CDS encoding DUF2867 domain-containing protein codes for MRLPSTSFTHRPWRIHDLASDFRIEDVWALPTPGGPDDLAVFVQQFTSTDVSDPVVRRLLDLRWKLGAMLGLDKPDAGVGVRVATLRDRLPDDLRDGPRGPDFEVVPFKSVYQTDTEWVAEVANRTVHALMHVGWVPDGAGGYHGEMTALVKPNGLFGRLYMAAIKPIRVFLVNPLLMRSIGRDWRELRTAA; via the coding sequence ATGAGGCTCCCGAGTACCAGCTTTACCCACCGGCCGTGGCGGATCCACGACCTGGCAAGCGATTTCCGGATCGAGGACGTCTGGGCATTGCCGACCCCCGGCGGGCCCGACGACCTCGCGGTATTCGTGCAGCAGTTCACGTCGACAGACGTTTCCGACCCCGTCGTCCGCAGATTGCTCGATCTCCGTTGGAAACTGGGGGCGATGCTGGGCCTGGACAAGCCCGACGCGGGCGTCGGCGTCAGGGTGGCAACGCTGCGGGACCGGTTGCCCGACGATCTGCGCGACGGGCCACGCGGCCCGGACTTCGAGGTGGTCCCGTTCAAGTCGGTGTACCAAACCGACACCGAGTGGGTGGCCGAGGTCGCCAACCGGACGGTGCACGCACTGATGCACGTCGGTTGGGTGCCGGACGGGGCAGGCGGCTACCACGGTGAGATGACCGCGTTGGTGAAGCCGAACGGACTCTTCGGCAGGCTGTACATGGCCGCCATCAAGCCGATTCGAGTGTTTCTGGTGAACCCGCTCCTGATGCGATCGATCGGGCGAGACTGGCGGGAGCTGCGCACTGCGGCCTGA
- a CDS encoding helix-turn-helix domain-containing protein, producing the protein MIEEPRSWRLEQNGNAVFAASCGEFACYAENTGQPDASHRHPAWELVLSWDGPLRATDEHGKVITAPGVLIPPGTLNTTRQPSGFTSLWIDPYCLALPGRARILPLDLVQVRRLLAATTGDFDSARLRHTVHQVLDGSTQFIDPRLRQALDMLDDGTGIAELADRVGLSPRRLRQLAARDLGGTLPKLRRWHRLREAGLLLPFYPAAEVAARTGFADQAHLIRTMSAFTGRTPSSTPIA; encoded by the coding sequence ATGATCGAGGAGCCGCGTTCGTGGCGTCTTGAACAAAACGGCAATGCCGTGTTCGCCGCCAGCTGCGGCGAGTTCGCCTGCTACGCCGAGAACACCGGGCAACCCGACGCCAGCCATCGCCATCCGGCATGGGAGCTCGTGCTGTCCTGGGACGGTCCGCTGCGGGCCACCGACGAGCACGGCAAGGTCATCACCGCGCCCGGGGTGCTGATCCCGCCGGGGACCCTGAACACGACCCGGCAGCCGAGCGGCTTCACCTCCCTGTGGATCGATCCGTACTGTCTCGCGCTCCCCGGCAGGGCGCGCATCCTCCCCCTCGATCTGGTCCAGGTTCGTCGGCTACTCGCCGCCACCACGGGTGACTTCGATTCGGCACGGCTGCGACACACCGTCCATCAAGTGCTCGACGGCAGCACACAATTCATTGATCCCCGGCTGCGACAGGCGCTGGACATGCTGGACGACGGCACCGGCATCGCCGAACTCGCCGACCGGGTCGGACTGTCGCCACGGCGGCTGCGCCAGCTGGCCGCTCGAGATCTCGGCGGAACACTCCCGAAATTGCGTCGATGGCACCGCCTGCGCGAAGCAGGTCTCTTGCTCCCCTTCTATCCCGCCGCCGAAGTGGCCGCCCGCACCGGCTTCGCCGACCAGGCCCACCTGATCCGCACCATGTCCGCGTTCACCGGCCGCACACCCAGCTCGACACCGATCGCTTGA
- a CDS encoding TetR/AcrR family transcriptional regulator C-terminal domain-containing protein has product MKLDTQVIAQAALELLDEVGLDGLTMRKVAAALDVQAPALYWHVKNKRELLDAMARTVFVGAVGDLEAPRQGEGWQDWMIELATRLRRAMLRYRDGAKVLAGTYVHDEALWRTVELTLRTLEDAGFSMADAGRVFPLLLHYTTGFVIEEQARTGVDYDSNPYRLEHIEQIVDTTRYPLTARMVIEFAAADFDTEFDHGLRVILAGIRTTRTNPVL; this is encoded by the coding sequence GTGAAGCTCGATACCCAGGTGATCGCCCAAGCGGCGCTCGAACTGCTGGACGAGGTCGGTCTCGACGGGCTGACCATGCGCAAGGTGGCCGCGGCGCTGGACGTGCAGGCGCCGGCGCTCTACTGGCACGTCAAGAACAAGCGTGAACTGCTCGACGCGATGGCCAGGACCGTCTTCGTGGGCGCGGTCGGCGACCTCGAGGCGCCACGGCAGGGTGAAGGCTGGCAGGACTGGATGATCGAGCTCGCCACCCGGTTGCGCCGGGCCATGCTCCGCTACCGCGACGGGGCCAAGGTGCTCGCGGGCACCTACGTCCACGACGAAGCGCTATGGCGCACAGTGGAATTGACACTGCGCACGCTCGAAGACGCGGGCTTCTCGATGGCCGACGCCGGTCGTGTCTTCCCGCTGCTGCTGCACTACACAACCGGTTTCGTCATCGAGGAACAAGCCCGCACCGGCGTGGACTACGACAGCAATCCCTACCGGCTCGAACACATCGAACAGATCGTCGACACCACCCGCTACCCGTTGACCGCTCGCATGGTCATCGAATTCGCCGCCGCCGATTTCGATACCGAGTTCGACCACGGCCTACGCGTAATCCTCGCCGGAATCCGCACCACCCGAACGAATCCCGTGCTCTGA
- a CDS encoding FAD-dependent monooxygenase — METTEVVIAGAGPTGLMLACELRLAGIEVALLDGLPERTGESRAGGIHARTMEIFDQRGLLDRLVTQGHPLQAGHFGALPLNFADFDTRYPHLLAVLQSVIERELEGRANELGLAVRWGSPVVGFEQDATGVDVEIGGPDGPRRIRAAYLVGCDGGRSAVRKLAGIDFAGTAATMTGMLADVELAEPPAEQFFGRRRGGGDFSVVQFQPGWYRLVVQRHDLILERGSQLSFEDFRAHFTEIAGTDFGMHSPRWVTHYGDAARQADRYRDGRVFLAGDAAHIHYPAGGQGLNLGVQDAVNLGWKLATTLRGNVSDALLDTYETERHPVGARVLHNTRAQTALGRPGPHMDALRDTMSDLIDLDEVRRRLGFMITALDIRYDTKGAHPLAGRRVPDVDLTTTEGTTRVCELLRTARPILLRLNRNQTHTGTGWHDRLTVVDARSHTTHWTLPGIGAIPTPTALLIRPDGYTAWATNTPHDPTLPEALTTWLGPSR; from the coding sequence ATGGAGACGACCGAGGTCGTGATCGCTGGTGCCGGGCCGACCGGACTGATGCTGGCCTGCGAATTGCGGCTCGCCGGGATCGAGGTGGCACTGCTCGACGGGCTTCCGGAGCGCACGGGCGAATCCCGGGCCGGTGGTATCCACGCTCGCACGATGGAGATCTTCGATCAGCGCGGGCTGCTCGACCGGCTCGTTACGCAGGGGCATCCCCTGCAGGCCGGTCACTTCGGCGCGCTGCCATTGAATTTCGCCGACTTCGACACGCGCTACCCCCACCTGCTCGCGGTCCTGCAGTCGGTGATCGAACGCGAACTCGAAGGGCGCGCAAACGAACTGGGGCTCGCCGTACGGTGGGGCTCGCCGGTCGTCGGCTTCGAGCAGGACGCGACAGGCGTCGACGTCGAGATCGGCGGACCTGACGGTCCACGCCGAATTCGGGCGGCCTACCTGGTCGGCTGCGACGGTGGCCGCAGCGCGGTCCGCAAGCTCGCCGGTATCGACTTCGCCGGAACCGCCGCGACGATGACCGGCATGCTGGCCGATGTCGAATTGGCCGAGCCGCCCGCGGAGCAGTTCTTCGGACGCCGCCGTGGCGGGGGCGACTTTTCGGTAGTGCAATTCCAACCCGGTTGGTACCGGCTGGTCGTGCAACGGCACGACCTCATCCTGGAGCGCGGCAGCCAACTATCGTTCGAGGACTTCCGGGCGCACTTCACCGAGATCGCGGGCACCGACTTCGGGATGCACAGCCCTCGATGGGTAACGCACTACGGTGACGCGGCCCGCCAAGCCGACCGTTATCGGGACGGGCGAGTGTTTCTTGCCGGAGACGCCGCACACATCCACTACCCCGCGGGCGGCCAGGGACTCAATCTGGGCGTCCAGGACGCGGTCAATCTCGGCTGGAAGCTCGCAACTACGTTGCGCGGCAACGTCTCCGACGCCCTGCTCGACACCTACGAAACCGAACGGCATCCGGTCGGCGCCCGCGTCCTGCACAACACCCGCGCGCAGACCGCGCTGGGCAGGCCCGGCCCGCATATGGACGCACTGCGCGACACCATGAGCGATCTGATCGACCTGGACGAGGTCCGCCGACGACTCGGGTTCATGATCACCGCCCTGGACATCCGCTACGACACCAAAGGCGCCCATCCACTCGCCGGACGTCGCGTCCCCGACGTCGACCTCACCACCACCGAAGGCACCACCCGCGTCTGTGAACTACTACGCACCGCCCGCCCGATTCTATTGCGCCTCAACAGAAACCAGACTCACACAGGCACCGGATGGCATGACCGACTCACCGTCGTGGACGCCCGAAGCCACACCACCCACTGGACCCTCCCCGGCATCGGCGCCATCCCCACCCCCACCGCCCTCCTCATCCGCCCCGACGGCTACACCGCTTGGGCCACCAACACCCCCCACGACCCCACCCTCCCCGAAGCCCTCACCACCTGGCTGGGCCCCAGCCGTTAG